In Rhizobium sp. WSM4643, the following are encoded in one genomic region:
- a CDS encoding CynX/NimT family MFS transporter → MNTPANHAASALEPADDLLVDAEAGSLPPPQATPVRGVADRILLGASLVLIAFNLRPVFSSASALLPEIRGEFGLSALGASLLTTLPVVCLGAFSPLAPRLAQRFGTERTLLGVLLLLALGTALRGLSSIPLLFIGTALAGACIAVGNVLLPGLVKRDFAERAALMTGFYTMALCAGAASAAGLTLPIEHALGGSLAGALAIWALPALAVSLLWLPEVLRSCTQARQNGFHLKGLWRDRLAWQVTLFMGLQSALAYCVFGWLVPILRERGLDGVTAGAIVSLSVMVQAASCLIVPHVAVRGRDQRLINASLCGVAVIALLGLLFAPLSTVWLWAVLQGIGQGGLIAAAMTTIVLRSRDPDIAAHLSGMAQCVGYLLAAIGPLIVGLIRGWTGSFSWCAALFVALGLGAAINGWKAGRAVEINVHAVEKDG, encoded by the coding sequence CGGATTCTGCTCGGCGCAAGCCTGGTGCTGATCGCTTTCAACCTGCGCCCGGTCTTCTCCAGCGCCTCGGCGCTGCTGCCGGAAATCCGTGGGGAATTCGGCCTGAGCGCGCTGGGCGCCAGCCTGCTGACGACGCTTCCGGTCGTCTGCCTCGGCGCCTTCTCGCCGCTTGCCCCTCGTCTTGCCCAGCGCTTCGGGACGGAACGCACGCTGCTCGGCGTTCTCCTGCTTCTGGCACTCGGCACCGCATTGCGCGGGCTTTCCTCCATACCGCTGCTCTTCATCGGCACCGCCCTTGCGGGCGCCTGCATCGCCGTCGGCAATGTACTGCTGCCGGGGCTGGTGAAGCGGGATTTCGCCGAGCGCGCCGCGCTGATGACCGGCTTCTACACGATGGCGCTTTGCGCCGGGGCGGCCAGTGCGGCCGGGCTGACGCTGCCGATCGAGCACGCACTCGGCGGCTCTCTCGCGGGCGCGCTCGCCATTTGGGCGCTGCCGGCGCTCGCCGTCAGCCTGCTCTGGCTGCCTGAGGTTCTTCGCAGCTGCACCCAGGCAAGACAAAACGGCTTCCACCTCAAAGGCCTCTGGCGTGACCGGCTCGCCTGGCAGGTGACGCTGTTCATGGGGCTGCAATCGGCGCTTGCCTATTGCGTCTTCGGCTGGCTGGTTCCGATCTTGCGCGAACGCGGGCTCGACGGGGTCACCGCCGGGGCAATCGTTTCCCTGTCGGTGATGGTGCAAGCAGCATCCTGCCTGATCGTGCCGCATGTCGCCGTGCGCGGCCGCGACCAGCGGCTGATCAATGCGAGCCTCTGTGGCGTTGCCGTCATCGCCCTGCTCGGCCTGCTCTTTGCGCCGCTTTCGACGGTCTGGCTGTGGGCGGTGCTGCAGGGCATCGGCCAGGGTGGGCTGATCGCGGCGGCCATGACGACGATCGTGCTGCGCTCGCGCGATCCCGATATCGCAGCCCATCTTTCCGGCATGGCGCAATGCGTCGGTTACCTGCTCGCCGCCATCGGCCCGCTCATCGTCGGCCTCATCCGCGGCTGGACCGGAAGTTTTTCCTGGTGCGCGGCTCTCTTCGTTGCGCTCGGGCTTGGAGCGGCGATCAACGGCTGGAAGGCCGGGCGGGCGGTCGAGATCAATGTCCATGCGGTCGAAAAGGACGGCTGA